A genomic stretch from Marinobacter fonticola includes:
- a CDS encoding oxidative damage protection protein: MSRTVFCRKYQKEMEGLETPPMPGPKGQELYETVSKQAWQEWQSQQTMLINEKHLNMIDPFARKYLKAQMEKFLDNEPYEQAEGFVPPEEKG; encoded by the coding sequence ATGAGCCGCACCGTATTCTGCCGCAAATACCAGAAGGAAATGGAAGGCCTCGAAACGCCCCCTATGCCCGGCCCCAAAGGTCAGGAGCTTTACGAAACGGTTTCGAAACAGGCGTGGCAGGAATGGCAGAGCCAGCAAACCATGCTGATCAACGAAAAACACCTGAACATGATCGACCCCTTCGCCCGTAAATACCTCAAAGCGCAAATGGAGAAGTTCCTGGATAACGAGCCCTACGAACAGGCCGAAGGTTTTGTACCACCGGAAGAGAAAGGCTGA